CGTCGATCGGGCCGAGCTCGCGCAGGTGCTGGTGCGCCTGCTCGAGGTGCCAGCCGATGGTCTCGTCGTGCTCGACGCTCTCGCCGATCCGGCTCGCGATCCAGTCGGCGAAGCGGCCGTGCAGGTCCGCGCGCGTGCCGCGCAGCACGCGCCGATACGCGGCGTCGCGAATCAGCGCGTGGTGGAAACGCAGTGCGGGCTCACCGAGGAACCAGCCGGTGTCGGGCTCGATCAGCTCGCTGCGCCGGAGCGACTCGAGGCGCGCGTCGAGATCGCCGAGCTCGCGCGGCAGCAGCGCCGACACCGCCGCGCGCGAGAAGTGTCTCCCGACGACAGCCGCGCGCTCGAGCACCGTGCGCTCCTCGGGCCGGAGCCGCTCGATGCGCGCGGCGAGCAGCGCGTGGATCGTGGGCGGCATCTCGACGTCGGCCAGCGCGACGCCCGTCGTCCAGCGGTCGCCGTCACGCTTCAGGGCGCCGTCGTGGACCAGCATGCGCACGAGCTCGCCGACGAAGAGCGGGTTGCCCTCGCTCGTGGTCAGCACGCGTCCCGCGACCGCGGCTGGCAGCTCCTCCGCGCCGACGACGTTGGCGGCGAGCCGCGCCGCGGCTCCCGCGTCCAGGCCGCCCAGCGTCACGACGTCCCTCACCAGGCCCCCGGACGTGGTCAGTGACGAGCGTGTGTCTCGCAGCTCGGGTCGCGCCGCGACCAGCACGAGCAGCGGCACGCCGCTGCTCCACTGCACCAGGTGCTCGGTCAGGTCGAGCAGGAGCGGCTCGGCCCACTGCACGTCGTCGATCGCGAGCACCACCGGCCGCGCCGCCGCCAGCGCTGCCAGAAAGCGCCGCACCACGAAGAACGTCTCCTCGGTCGACGCCGGTGTGCCGGCAAGCAGCGCCGCGACCCCCGCGGCGATCCGCGCCCGCTCGGGCTCATCGGGGGGCAGCGCCTCGGCCACCGCGGTGCCATCGCCGGGCAGTAGCGCACGGATCGCACCGGCGAGGGGCGCGAAGGTCGCCCCACCTGAGGAGTCACAGCGCGCGGTCAACACCGTCGCGCGGCCGCCCAGACGGCGCGCGAGCTCGTCGAGCAGGCGCGACTTGCCCAGGCCTGGCGAGCCGAGGATGGTGGCCAGCCGGGCGGCGGGAGCGGCGACGGCAGAGTCGTAGATCGCACTGAGTCGCCGCAGCTCGTCCTCGCGGCCCACGAACGCGATCGCGGGCGCACCCACGGGGCGCTCCAGTGACACGACGCGGTACGCGGGCACCGGCTCCGCTCGGCCCCGCAGCGCGAAGGTGCCGAAGTGCTCGAGCGTGACTTGCTCGCCGACCAGGCGCCGCGTCGCCTCGCCTACGAGCACGTCGCCTTCGCGCGCCTCCTGCTGCAGGCGCCCGGCGACGTTCAGCGGGTCACCGATGCCCTGCGGCCGCTCGTCGCTCACCACGACCTCGCCCGTGTTCACGGCGATGCGCAGGCCGAGGCTGCCCACCACCGCGCCTTCCTCGCGCGCGAACTCGCGGAAGGCCTCCTGCATGGCGACCGCCGCGCGCACCGCGCGGATCGCGTCGTCCTCGGCGACGTGGGGCACGCCGAAAGCGCACATGACTCCGTCGCCGAGCAGCTGAACGACCGTGCCCCGGTGCGCCTCGACCGGCGCTCGCATCGCGGCGTAGTAGCGCTCCATCACGCGCCGTGTGGACTCCGCGTCGAGTCGCTCCTGCAGCGAGGTCGAGCCGACCAGGTCCGCGAACAGGATCGTGACCACCTTCCGAGCCCCGTCAGCCTCGAGGCTCGCGGGGCGAGCAAGCGCCGCGCCGCACCCGTCGCAGAACTGCGCACCGGCCTCGCACGCCACGCCGCACGCGGCGCAGCGCAGGCCGAGCGGACTGCCGCAGCTGCTGCAGAAACGCGCCCCGGCGCGGTTCGCCCGTTTACAGCTGGCGCAGTCCATCGAGATCGCGCCAAAGGGTCACGCCGGCCATCTTAGCCCAAACGGCGCTCTCTCCGGCCGGTCACTCCTGAGCCGCGGCCCCCGCGACCACCTGCTAGGAAGCCTGCAGCCGCGTGGCCCGGGCAGCGAGCTCGGTGCGGCCGCGCACGTCGAGCTTGGTGTAGACGTGCGCGAGGTGAGTCTTCACCGTGGCGAGACTCACGAACAGCTTCGCCGCGATCTCCTTGTTGGGAAGACCCTCTGCGACGAGCTCGACCACGCGTGACTCGGTGGGCGTGAGACTCTCCCAGCCGTGGTCCGGCCGGCTGCGCCCACCGCGTCCGCGGCGCGCGTACTCGACGGCCTCTGGCAGTGAGAGGCGCGCTCCCTCGGCCATGGCCTCGGCATCGACCCGGCGGCGCAGCTCGTCGAGCTCGGGCGTCGGATACAGCTGCTTGTATCCGGAGCGAGCGCGGAAGGCGTCGGCTGCGCCGACCAGGCGCCCGGCTTCGGCCAGTCGCTCGGTGTCGCCCTGGATCAGGGCGAGTATCTCGAGCGCGTCGACCTGTTGCAGGACGAAGCCGCACCGGAGCGCCCGCGCGAGCCCGGCATGCGCGGCGCCCTCGGCTCCGGCTGCATCGTGCCGGCGAGCCCGGGCCGCGCGCCAGAGGTCCAGGGCGGTGAGCGTTTGGTTCATTCCCGTGCCCGCTGACTCGCGCTCGACCTCGAGCCACGAGGCCTCGGACTCGGCGTCGTCGCCGAGCGCGCGCGCCGTGCGCGCCAGCGACACGCGCGCGATCCACCGGCTGACGCCCGGCATGCGCGCGGCGCTCCTCAAGTGACCGCGCGCGGTCTCGAGGTCGCCGTCCACGACGGCCGCCACACCCAGAAGCAGATCGCGGATGCCCTCGAGCAGCCCGAGCGACCCTAAGTGGTCCAGCACCGCGAGCGTATCGCGCAGCAAGCTGCGATCGCCCGTCGCCAGCGCAATCGAGACCACCATGGGCAACGAACCTTGGTGAGTGTGCGAGATGGTGGTGCGCGCGCCGGCGAGGTCGCCTTCGTTGAGCGCGATGCCGGCCCTCACGAAGCGAAGGTTCGAACGCAGCGTGGCGTCGGCGGGCAGCTGTCGGTCGAGCCAGTCCGCGAGGCGCCGCGCGGCATGCACATCGGAGAGGTTGCTCATCATCGCCAAGTGATTCGTGGCCAGCACCTCGAGCGCTCGATTTCCGATCGAGCGTGCGTCGTCGATGGCTCGCAGCAGCCCCGCAATGCCTTCGTCGAAGGCCTGGAACGTGCGCAGGAACGAGAGTGCGATCTCGAGCTGACAGCGCACGGTCGGCGCGATGTCTTTGCTCCGCTCCGCGAGCGCGGTGCGGACTGCGGACAGTGTGGCCAGGTCGCCGGCGACCGCGAGCGGGCCCGCCAGCGGCGCCATCGCCGCGAGCCACTCGCTGCTGCCGACCTCGAGACCGCGCAGGACGCGGCTCGAGACGGCGCGCGCCTCGTCGTTCGCGAAGCGCGTCGGCCAGGACGCGCCGAGCGGCTGCAGCAGCTCGAGCGTGGCGGCCCGGTCGCGCCCGAGTGACCAGTCGAGGGCGGCGATCAGCTCGGGGGCCGCGGCCTCGATCTCGGCTGCGGCAGGCTCGCAGAAGATCTCCCGGTCCACGGCCCAGCTGGCGCAGCGGCGCCGGAACCAGGTCAGGTGGCGGTCGCGCACGAGCTCGAGCTCACCCGCGTCGTCGGCGCGCTCGAGGCCGAAGTGACGCAGTGTCTCGAGCATTCGGTAGCGATCAGCGCCGTGCAGGACCAGGCTCTTGTCGACGAGCCGCGCCAAGAGGTCGAAGACTTCGAGGCGATCGAGGTCGAAGCCCGCGGCCACGGCCTCGGCGGCCTCCAGGCTGAACGGAGCCGCGAAGACCGCCAGGCGCCGGAACAGGGCCTGCTCCTCGCCGGAAAGGAGGTCGTAGCTCCACTCGACCGAGGCGAGCAGCGTGCGCTGGCGCGCGACGGCCGTGCGCGCGCCGCCGGTGAGCAGACGGAAGCGATCGTCGAGCCCGGTCGCCAGCCGGTCGACGGAGAGCGCGCGCACCCGCGCTGCGGCGAGCTCGAGCGCGAGCGGAATGCCGTCGAGCCGGCGGCAGATACCGGCGACGAACGGCGCGTTCGCGGGGTCGAGCGCGAAGTCCGGGCGCGACGCACGCGCGCGCTCGACGAACAGCTGTACGGCGTCGGCCGCGGCGATGCGCTCGAGCGCGCGTTCGTCCTCGGCGGGGACCGAGAGAGAGGGGATGCGCCACATCACCTCGCCCGCGACGCCGAGCGGCTCGCGCGCGGTCGCGAGCACGCGTACTTCCGGGCCGGCGCGGAGCAGCGCGTCGGCGAGCTCGGCGCAGGCGGTGAGCAGATGCTCGCAGTTGTCGAGCACGACCAGGAGATCGGCCTTCGCCAGGCGCTGAGTCAGTACGTCCACCGCGGTCGCGCCCGGAGTCTCGACCAGACCGCAGGCGGCGACGACCGCCGCGGCGACCTGCGCGCCATCCGAGACGCGCGCGAGCTCGACCCAGACGACCCCGTCGGGGTGCAGCTCGACGGAGTCCTGCGCCACGGCGTGGGCGAGGCGGGTCTTCCCGGCGCCGCCGGAGCCCGTGATCGTGACCAGCCGCCCCTTCGCGAGCAGCAGGCCCAGGTCGTGGCGCTCGCGCTCTCGCCCGACGAGCCGGGTCGGCCAGGCCCCCAGGGCCGACGTTCCCGACGGCTGCAGCGCGCCCAGACGTCCGGGCTGGATCGGCAGCTCGGGATGGATGAGTTGGTGGATCCGCTCCGGTCGCTCGAAGCCGGGTAGCGTCGCGCTTCCGAGCTCGGCCAGCGCTGCCGAGTCGGGAAGCGAATCCGCCACGAGCGCCGCAGTGGCGCTCGAGACCAGCACCTGGCCTCCCTTCGCGAGGCCGCGCAGGCGTGCCGCCCGGATGATGGCGAGCCCGCCGTAGTTCCCGCTGTCCGTGAGCTCGGCTTCCCCCGTGTGGACGGCCATCCGCACCGTGACCGTCGCCCCGCCGGGCCAGGGCTCGGCGAGGAGCGCGCGCTGAGCCGCGAGAGCCGCCGCGAGGGCGGCGCCCGGACGGGCGAAGACCGAGAGCGTCGAGTCACCTTCGCCCTGGTCGGGCGGAAGGACTCCGCCGTGCTCGGCGACGGCAGCCCGGATCAGGTCCGCTTGCAGCGCCAGAGCCTTTCCTGCCGACGCCGACTTCTGCCAGAGGCGGGTCGAAGCCACGACGTCCGTGAGCAGGAACGTCACCACGCCGACGGGTGGCTGGGCGACTGGGGGCCGGAGTGTCTCCATACGGCGCTACGGTACTCCGAACGCGCCTGGATACATCCACCGAAGGGATGATTTTGGTGGCTCGGCTACGGCGCGCGGCCGAAGCGCACCGCGGCGCGCTGTTTGGCGCGTGCGGCCCCGATCTCGCGGTCGCGCGGCGGGGCGCTCGTCACGAGTGAGTGCAGGAGCTCGCGCGCCACGTCGGTGGTCTGGTCGACCGCGCGCCGGAACGCGGCCTCGTTCACCTGCGACGGGCGGTTGAAGCCCGACAGCTTGCGCACGAACTGCAGCGCCGCCGCGCGAATCTCGTCGTCGCTGACGGGCGGCTCGAAGTTGAACAGCGTCTTGATGTTGCGGCACATGCCGCGACCTTACCACGGCGCTCGCGCAGCGACTCAGTAGCCCGCGATCAGCCGGAACACGAGACGCGTCAGCCTCTCCTCGCGTACGAGCAAGAGCATGAGCGTCGTGACCAGCGTCTGGCGCATGCGCTCTCCTATCTGCGCTTGAAGAACTGGACCGCCCGCTCGTGCTTCTCGGCCTGGGCGCGCGTCTTGAACGTGCCGAGGTTGCGACGCTTGCCGGTCTTCGGGTTCTTCTTGCGCGAGTACAGCCGGTAGCTCTTCCCCACCTTGCGGATCATCGGACCGCCCTCCCTGGTGCGTCTCGGAACAGCGCGCGCAGCTCGACTTTCGCAGCCTCGAGCTTGGCGCGGCGCCGCTTCGACAGGTTCTTGCCCGCGCGATTGATGTAGAAGATCAGCATCGACAAGGCCGAGCGGAGCGGAGGCGCCTTCCGGCGCGAGCTCCGCTCGGCGGACCGCTTGAGCGAGCGCGCGATCGCGCGCGGGTCGTCCAGCGAGAACACGCCCCGCTCGAGATCCAATGCGTCGCTCTCGCGAGTCACTCGGGCCGACCAGCGATTCACGGGCTTTCGGCGCGCTGCCATGCGCGGGTGCGTCGCAAGCTCCGCGCCAAGGCGAACGCGCTCGGGTCTGCTCCGCGCGCGCCGGCCGGCGCAGAATCCAGAATTCTCCGGGACGGGAGCCCGCGCGACATGGTTGGCGTGATGCGCCTCACAGGAGCT
Above is a genomic segment from Myxococcota bacterium containing:
- a CDS encoding AAA family ATPase; translated protein: MVTILFADLVGSTSLQERLDAESTRRVMERYYAAMRAPVEAHRGTVVQLLGDGVMCAFGVPHVAEDDAIRAVRAAVAMQEAFREFAREEGAVVGSLGLRIAVNTGEVVVSDERPQGIGDPLNVAGRLQQEAREGDVLVGEATRRLVGEQVTLEHFGTFALRGRAEPVPAYRVVSLERPVGAPAIAFVGREDELRRLSAIYDSAVAAPAARLATILGSPGLGKSRLLDELARRLGGRATVLTARCDSSGGATFAPLAGAIRALLPGDGTAVAEALPPDEPERARIAAGVAALLAGTPASTEETFFVVRRFLAALAAARPVVLAIDDVQWAEPLLLDLTEHLVQWSSGVPLLVLVAARPELRDTRSSLTTSGGLVRDVVTLGGLDAGAAARLAANVVGAEELPAAVAGRVLTTSEGNPLFVGELVRMLVHDGALKRDGDRWTTGVALADVEMPPTIHALLAARIERLRPEERTVLERAAVVGRHFSRAAVSALLPRELGDLDARLESLRRSELIEPDTGWFLGEPALRFHHALIRDAAYRRVLRGTRADLHGRFADWIASRIGESVEHDETIGWHLEQAHQHLRELGPID
- a CDS encoding LuxR C-terminal-related transcriptional regulator yields the protein MTFLLTDVVASTRLWQKSASAGKALALQADLIRAAVAEHGGVLPPDQGEGDSTLSVFARPGAALAAALAAQRALLAEPWPGGATVTVRMAVHTGEAELTDSGNYGGLAIIRAARLRGLAKGGQVLVSSATAALVADSLPDSAALAELGSATLPGFERPERIHQLIHPELPIQPGRLGALQPSGTSALGAWPTRLVGRERERHDLGLLLAKGRLVTITGSGGAGKTRLAHAVAQDSVELHPDGVVWVELARVSDGAQVAAAVVAACGLVETPGATAVDVLTQRLAKADLLVVLDNCEHLLTACAELADALLRAGPEVRVLATAREPLGVAGEVMWRIPSLSVPAEDERALERIAAADAVQLFVERARASRPDFALDPANAPFVAGICRRLDGIPLALELAAARVRALSVDRLATGLDDRFRLLTGGARTAVARQRTLLASVEWSYDLLSGEEQALFRRLAVFAAPFSLEAAEAVAAGFDLDRLEVFDLLARLVDKSLVLHGADRYRMLETLRHFGLERADDAGELELVRDRHLTWFRRRCASWAVDREIFCEPAAAEIEAAAPELIAALDWSLGRDRAATLELLQPLGASWPTRFANDEARAVSSRVLRGLEVGSSEWLAAMAPLAGPLAVAGDLATLSAVRTALAERSKDIAPTVRCQLEIALSFLRTFQAFDEGIAGLLRAIDDARSIGNRALEVLATNHLAMMSNLSDVHAARRLADWLDRQLPADATLRSNLRFVRAGIALNEGDLAGARTTISHTHQGSLPMVVSIALATGDRSLLRDTLAVLDHLGSLGLLEGIRDLLLGVAAVVDGDLETARGHLRSAARMPGVSRWIARVSLARTARALGDDAESEASWLEVERESAGTGMNQTLTALDLWRAARARRHDAAGAEGAAHAGLARALRCGFVLQQVDALEILALIQGDTERLAEAGRLVGAADAFRARSGYKQLYPTPELDELRRRVDAEAMAEGARLSLPEAVEYARRGRGGRSRPDHGWESLTPTESRVVELVAEGLPNKEIAAKLFVSLATVKTHLAHVYTKLDVRGRTELAARATRLQAS
- a CDS encoding DUF2277 domain-containing protein, whose product is MCRNIKTLFNFEPPVSDDEIRAAALQFVRKLSGFNRPSQVNEAAFRRAVDQTTDVARELLHSLVTSAPPRDREIGAARAKQRAAVRFGRAP
- a CDS encoding DUF3175 domain-containing protein codes for the protein MAARRKPVNRWSARVTRESDALDLERGVFSLDDPRAIARSLKRSAERSSRRKAPPLRSALSMLIFYINRAGKNLSKRRRAKLEAAKVELRALFRDAPGRAVR